The Punica granatum isolate Tunisia-2019 chromosome 4, ASM765513v2, whole genome shotgun sequence genome has a window encoding:
- the LOC116203591 gene encoding uncharacterized protein LOC116203591 — MTRIGFTITGRRRRSLQLSFLFCCFSLCLLSGLADDPSSSSKNTANAATDKSSGASAGLKVLIVFMGLVAVVAFLVFLFRLWQKKKRQEQQARFLKLFEDDDELEVELGIRD; from the exons aTGACTCGAATCGGATTCACAATCACAGGGCGAAGAAGAAGATCTCTGCAGCTCAGCTTCCTCTTCTGCTGCTTCTCTCTATGTCTCCTTTCAg GCCTAGCGGATGACCCGTCATCAAGTTCGAAGAATACAGCCAATGCTGCAACGGATAAATCTTCCGGTGCCTCCGCCGGGCTCAAGGTGCTCATTGTGTTTATGGGTTTAGTGGCTGTCGTGGCATTCTTGGTATTCCTGTTCAGATTGtggcagaagaagaagagacaaGAGCAGCAAGCGAGGTTCCTCAAGCTCTTCGAAGATGACGATGAGCTCGAAGTTGAACTTGGCATCCGGGATTGA
- the LOC116203590 gene encoding non-lysosomal glucosylceramidase-like isoform X2: protein MAFLLVVLGSIGRTHRGEFQRFQLFPGIFEDVPILANQFSVFVSRPNGKKVSSVLCPRSSQLPKANATSGIECWDWNLNGDKSTYHALFPRSWTVYDGEPDPELRIVSRQISPFIPHNYKESSLPVSVFTFTLSNQGDTPADVTLVFTWANSVGGVSGSSGRHFNSNIPVRDGVHGVLLHHRTANEHPPVTFAIAARETSDVHISECPCFLISGDSQCLTAKDMWFEIKKHGTFDHLNCQKISKHSEPGSSIGAAVAASVTVPPGSVRTVTFSLAWDCPEVRFCEKAYHRRYTKFYGKNGDAAANIAHDAILEHAKWESQIDAWQRPILQDKRLPDWYPVTLFNELYYLNSGGTIWTDGLPPKQNLAANGYRRFSLDRASSKFKNLLVDDTATVIIERMASVLEQIDCPAASNSAFGTDLLQEGEENIGQFLYLEGMEYLMWNTYDVHFYSSFALLMLFPKLELSIQRDFAAAVMLRDPERMQIMSDGKWVQRKVLGAVPHDIGLNDPWFETNAYNLYNTDRWKDLNSKFVLQVYRDFIVTGDKNFARAVWPSVYTAIAYMDQFDKDGDGMIENDGFPDQTYDAWSVTGVSAYCGGLWVAALQAASAMAREVGDLASESYFWAKYQKAKKVYDSLWNGSYFNYDNSDSITSKSIQADQLAGQWYARACGLLPIADEKKVKCALEKVYNFNVMKVKGGSRGAMNGMLPDGRIDMSAMQSREIWAGVTYSVAAGMIHEGMTDMAFQTAYGIYETAWSENGLGLAFQTPESWNNNDQYRSLCYMRPLAIWAMQWALSNPNLHTEEPKHEEDEETIFMKYHPRFSRVAHLLRLPDKDKPRSFFQTLYDITCGRLPLNYVF, encoded by the exons GTTTTTGTTTCACGTCCAAATGGTAAAAAAGTTTCTAGTGTACTGTGCCCACGTAGCTCTCAGTTGCCAAA AGCGAATGCCACTTCGGGAATCGAATGTTGGGATTGGAACCTGAATGGGGACAAAAGTACTTACCATGCTTTGTTTCCACGGTCATGGACGGTCTATGATG GTGAACCTGACCCTGAACTTCGAATTGTTTCCCGTCAAATATCTCCATTTATACCTCACAATTACAAGGAAAGCAGCCTTCCTGTCTCTGTATTTACATTTACG CTCTCAAATCAAGGGGATACTCCTGCAGATGTAACCTTAGTTTTCACATGGGCG AACTCGGTTGGGGGAGTCTCAGGATCTTCGGGTCGACATTTCAACTCTAACATACC GGTCAGGGATGGAGTGCACGGGGTGTTGTTACATCACAG GACAGCAAATGAACATCCACCAGTTACTTTTGCCATTGCAGCCAGAGAAACATCAGATGTTCACATCTCTGAATGTCCTTGCTTCTTGATATCTGGTGATTCTCAATGTCTCACTGCAAAAGATATGTGGTTTGAAATTAAGAAG CATGGAACATTTGACCACCTCAACTGCCAAAAAATCTCTAAGCATTCAGAACCAGGATCATCAATTGGAGCCGCTGTAGCAGCCTCTGTAACTGTTCCTCCTGGCAGTGTCCGTACAGTCACGTTTTCACTTGCATGGGATTGCCCAGAAGTGAGATTTTGCGAGAAAGCGTACCACAG GCGTTATACAAAATTTTATGGCAAAAATGGGGATGCAGCTGCAAACATTGCACATGATGCCATTCTTG AGCATGCTAAGTGGGAGTCCCAGATCGATGCATGGCAAAGACCAATCCTTCAAGACAAACGGCTCCCCGATTG GTACCCAGTTACTCTTTTCAATGAactttattatcttaattctGGGGGCACCATCTGGACAG ATGGATTGCCTCCAAAGCAAAATCTGGCGGCAAATGGATACAGAAGATTTTCACTTGACCGTGCATCTTCCAAATTCAAGAACTTGTTAGTTGATGATACCGCTACGGTTATAATTGAGAGAATGGCATCAGTACTTGAGCAGATTGATTGCCCTGCAGCATCAAATTCTGCTTTTGGAACAGATTTGCTCcaggaaggagaagaaaatATCGGCCAGTTCCTTTATCTTGAAGGAATGGAATACCTCATGTGGAACACGTATGATGTCCACTTCTACTCATCCTTTGCACTACTCATGTTATTCCCGAAGCTAGAGCTCAGCATTCAGCGAGACTTTGCTGCTGCAGTGATGCTACGTGATCCCGAAAGGATGCAAATCATGAGTGATGGAAAGTGGGTTCAACGGAAGGTTCTTGGTGCCGTTCCTCATGATATTGGACTGAATGACCCATGGTTTGAGACAAATGcttataatctatataacaCAGACAGATGGAAAGACTTGAACTCAAAATTTGTTCTGCAAGTGTATAGAGATTTTATTGTTACTGGGGATAAAAACTTTGCTCGGGCCGTGTGGCCCTCTGTTTATACTGCTATTGCTTACATGGATCAGTTTGACAAGGATGGGGATGGAATGATTGAGAACGACGGGTTCCCAGATCAAACTTACGATGCTTGGTCTGTTACTGGGGTAAGTGCATACTGTGGTGGTCTTTGGGTGGCAGCCCTTCAGGCAGCTTCAGCCATGGCACGTGAAGTCGGCGACCTTGCTTCTGAAAGTTACTTTTGGGCCAAGTATCAGAAGGCAAAGAAAGTGTACGACAGTTTATGGAATGGTTCCTACTTCAACTATGATAACAGTGATTCCATAACTAGCAAATCCATTCAGGCTGACCAATTGGCTGGACAATG gtatgCTAGGGCCTGTGGGCTTCTTCCAATAGCAGATGAGAAGAAGGTCAAGTGTGCTCTCGAGAAAGTGTACAATTTTAACGTCATGAAGGTGAAGGGAGGGTCACGGGGAGCGATGAACGGCATGCTGCCTGATGGACGAATTGACATGTCCGCGATGCAATCAAGGGAGATCTGGGCAGGTGTTACATATTCCGTTGCAGCCGGCATGATTCATGAGGGAATGACTGACATGGCATTTCAGACTGCATATGGTATCTATGAAACAGCCTGGTCAGAGAACGGTCTCGG TCTTGCTTTCCAGACTCCGGAGTCATGGAACAACAATGACCAGTACAGATCTCTCTGCTACATGAGACCATTGGCCATATGGGCGATGCAATGGGCCTTATCAAACCCGAATCTCCATACAGAGGAACCGAAGCACGAAGAGGATGAAGAGACTATATTCATGAAATATCATCCCCGTTTTTCAAGAGTTGCTCACCTTCTAAGGTTGCCTGATAAAGATAAGCCCCGAAGCTTCTTCCAAACTCTTTATGATATCACCTGCGGAAGATTGCCCCTAAATTACGTGTTTTAA